In the Profundibacter amoris genome, ATCCAGCCGATCAACGGCACACGGATACGGTAGGGAAACAGCATCACCAACCGGAACATCCCGCGGATCAGCAGGTTGACGATGTAATCGCTACGGGATTTGCCTTTTTCTGCCATTTGGGCCTTTGGTGGTTTGCTTATTTTGGCCAAGTCATAAATGCCCGTTCACCGGATAACAAGCGCGGGGGTTAGACCGGGGATTTAGCAAGGCCGACGCCAATCATACTGTCGCGTGTCACCAGTTCGGCCAGTTTATCGGCGCTCCAGCCATCTGTTCCGTCTGGACGTCGCGGCAGCACGATATAACGCATGTCGGCAGTGGAATCATGCACCCTGACGGTGGTGTTCTCCGGCAGGGTGACGCCGAATTCCGCCAATACCTTGCGCGGTTCCTTGACCACCCGCGAACGATAGGCGCGGGATTTATACCAGTCCGGCGGTAGTCCCAGCAGGTTGCGCGGGTAGCAGGAACACAGGGTGCAGACGATGATGTTGTGGGTGTCGGCGGTGTTCTCGATTGCAATCAGGCGCAGCGGGCCGATGTCAAAGCCCATTTCGCGGCTGGCGTCCGAGGCGTCCTTCAGCAAACGGGCCTTGAAATCAGGGTCGGTCCAGGCCCGTGCCACAACAGCGGCACCGTTGGCGGGTTCGCGCGAATCCATTTCGTCGATCTGGCGGGCAATTTCTTCCGGCGTCAGAACACCTTTTTCCACCAGCAATTCCCGCATGGCGATTTCCATGGTTTGCCAATAGGTTAGGGGGCGATCATCATCTTCGCGGTATGGGTGGCCCGACGGGCTCATGCCGCTGTGGTGAAAATCGTCATCATGGTGGTCATGGGGCATGGGTCAGTCTACCTTTTCCAGCCAATGCGCATAGATTTCCGCATCCAGCGTGTCATCGGGGTTTTCTGCATTCTTGCCCCAGATTTCCACCATGGTGAACCGGACACGGACAAGTGGTTGCATTTCCTTTTCCAGCCGATATGCGGCACGTTCGGGATTGGCAAATTCGCCCAGCCTGCGTTCGATGGTGCCGGATTTGCCGCGCAAATAGCAAGGCGTGCGCACATGGCCCGGCGGCATCATGGATTTGACGCGGACATGCTCAGCCATTTTGCGGGTCTTTCATGAGGGCCATTGCATCATAAGAAGCAAAGGCATCCAGCGGGGCGATTTCCATCGCGGAATAGTCATGGCCGGATCGCACCAACCGCTTGTTCAATTCGGGAAAATCGACGATTTCGGATGGCAGGTTATCACCGCCTGTCAGATAGATTAAAATCTCGTCTCCGGTATTTGTCAGCTTGTGCGCTGCGCCCCGTGGC is a window encoding:
- the nthA gene encoding nitrile hydratase subunit alpha, encoding MPHDHHDDDFHHSGMSPSGHPYREDDDRPLTYWQTMEIAMRELLVEKGVLTPEEIARQIDEMDSREPANGAAVVARAWTDPDFKARLLKDASDASREMGFDIGPLRLIAIENTADTHNIIVCTLCSCYPRNLLGLPPDWYKSRAYRSRVVKEPRKVLAEFGVTLPENTTVRVHDSTADMRYIVLPRRPDGTDGWSADKLAELVTRDSMIGVGLAKSPV
- a CDS encoding SH3-like domain-containing protein translates to MAEHVRVKSMMPPGHVRTPCYLRGKSGTIERRLGEFANPERAAYRLEKEMQPLVRVRFTMVEIWGKNAENPDDTLDAEIYAHWLEKVD